The nucleotide sequence ATTGGTGGTGTTGTAATCGCGCCCGGCTTCGGCTGCGCCATAGGCAACCCAGTGCTTGGCGCAGGCGACGACTTTGTCCGGGGCGCTGTAATCGTTGCCTTGAAACCCCTGAACACGGGCGCGCGCCATCGCCATGCCCAAATAGGTATCTTCGCCAGCGCCTTCGACGATGCGCCCCCAACGGGCATCACGCGCAATGTCGACCATCGGCGCAAATGTCCATCGCACGCCTGAGGCGCTGGCTTCACTGGCAGCAACGCTAGCAGCGCGTTCAACTGCGGCAGTATCCCAACTCGCCGCTTCGCCGAGCGGCACCGGAAAAATCGTTCGATAACCGTGAATCACATCAAACGCAAACAGCATGGGAATTTTTAAACGCGACTCATTGACTGCAATGCGTTGCAATTCATTCACACGCTTTGCGCCGCGTATATTCAAGGTGGAACCCAGCGTGCCTTTGCGAATCATCTCAGGATGTTCGGGGCGGAAATTCCCGTTGGCTTCACCATCGAGTTGCTGCAATTGCCCAAGCTTTTCTTCAAGCGTCATGCGTCGCAGCAGGGCATTGATGCGACTTTCGATACTATCATTGCGCGGCGGTAAGGCTATCGACGGAAGCGTTAAAAATAGTAAAGCGGGTAAAAGTAGAAGCCTGTTGACTTTCAAAACCTTCATCTTCAAGGCACTCCTTGCTGGACGTCTCATTCGTCCCTGCTAAATCGGTTTACGAATTGAATCTCCACTGCGTATACTTCAACAAACTGGCAAACCATGAATGGTATAAAAAAATTGTTACGAAAAAAAAAATCAACGGTCGCCCGGTTACATTTTGCGATTAGCTTGATGGTTATGTTCGGGGCGCTGTTTTATGGTTGTGCGGCAAACCTCTTTGCGAACCCCTTGCAAAACCCTGCGCCGCCTGCAACCGTTGAAACCTTGTTGCAGGAAGCGGTCACATTTCTCAAAGCGCAAAACCTGAGCGAGGCTGAATCGCGATTGCGGCGCGCGCTCAAACTGGCTCCGCAAAATGCCGATGCCCACAATCTGCTCGGCATCGTTCTCGATCAACAAGGTAAGGCTGCCGAATCCGAACGCGAATATCGCGCTGCCTTGCGCCTCAACCCCAATTCAATTTCAGCCCGCGCCAATCTGGGCGTTTTACTCGCTCGCGGCAAACGTGACAGCGAAGCTATCGAGAATTTTGAAGCCGTGTTAAAACTGGCTCCCGACCACCCGCAGGCAACCATCAATCTCGGATTGCTGTATGCTTCTCGCAAAGACTTTCAACGAGCGGCGAATTTGCTGACGCGAGCCAATGAATTACAGCCCAATACGTTTGACATTCTTCTGCACCTGGGCATTGCGCGTTATCATTTGCAACAGCTTGATGACGCTGCCAAGACGTTTATCGCCGCATCGAGTCTGGCAAATCATGCCGCCGAGCCGTTTTACTTTCTCGGTTTGATCGCGGCGGCGCGCGGCGAGGACGAAACCGCTTCCGAATATCTGGAGAAATCTCTGGCGCTTCGCCCGCAATACCCTGAAGCCAATTTCAAACTCGGTGAGTTACTGCAAAAGCATCAACTTTATAAATCGGCAAAAGAGTTTTACGAACGCGCTTTAGCACAAGACCCCACGCAGCCGGCTTATTATGCGAGATTGGGTGGAACCTATATCCTGCTGGCAAATTTTGAACAGGCGCTTCTGGTCTTTCAGCAGGCGACCGAGCGATTTGCGAAAAACGCCGATATGCACTATTTTCTTGCGCTCGCGGCGCGTGGCATTGCCGATTACGAACTGGCGCAAACGGCGCTGCGCAAATCGCTCGCCCTGCAACCTGATCAACCGGACGCGCTGGCGCTTTTAGGCGCAATCATCAGCGACCGTGGCGCTGCTGTCGAAGCCGAAAAACTGTTGCGCCGCGCCGTCAGGCTGGATGACAAACATTTCAATGCTCATCATGACCTGGGACTGTTGTTGGTTAGAACCCAGCGGTACAACGAAGCCTTGCTTATCCTGCAACGCGCCGCCGCGTTGAATAACGAAGATGCCGACACCCATTATCAACTCTTCATCACCTTATCGAGACTCAAGCGCAGAGAAGAGGCAGAGCGCGAACTCGCCATCTACAAGCAACTCATGGAAAAATCAAAGAACAAATAAAGGCGCGAAGAACAGGTCAATTGCCCGTTCTTCGCGCTGATATGCAACATCCTTTTTCATCTTACTCATAAAAGTCAGGGTGACCTTCCTTTCAGATTTGGAAAGTCACCTGAGATTTAGAAACTGAACCGCGCCTGGAACTCGATGACACGACCGGCTAACGCGCCGTCGGGTTCACCAAATGTCGGGCGATTGACGAACACCCCATTGCTGAACGCCTGGAAGGGCGACAGGTTGAGGTTGTTGAAGGTGTTGAAAATGTTGAAACGCAAATCGAGTCCGACGTTTTCACCCAGGACTCCGAAATTCGGCAACCCGAAACGTTTCGCCAGACTCAGGTCTGTAGAAAAGTATTTGGGACCGCGAAAGACATTGCGTCCGATTCCCGGCGGATTCAAATCAAACGTGGGAGTTCCGGTTGCATCGGTTCGCACCGTTGTACTGAAATAGGCGGAGCCGCCGCCCGGGAAGATGCCGTTCGGGCGCAGGAAATTGTCGTTGGAATTGCTCGACGGTTGTTTGCCGAGGAAGTTGGTCGGGCGAATCGGGCCAAAGAAGTTGCCGTTTGGACCTCTGAGACCCTGATCGATTTTAGGCGTCCAGGGGAAACCTGTATGCTTGGTGATGATGGCGCTGATTTGCCAGCCGCCAAGCAACTTGCCTGTCCAATCCGTCTGTTTTCTGAAAAACGGCAAATCCCACACCGCCGAACCGGCAAAGAAATGTCGGACATCGAAATCCGAAGGTCCGTGTTCCTGACGATTGTCAACCGGATAGGTTTGGTTGGTGCAACCGCAAGGCGCTTCATAGGATGTGGAGTCAATGCTCTTGCTGAAACGGTAATTGAAATCAAATTGCAAGCCGCCTGAGAAGCGTCTTTGCAAACGCGCCAGCAAGGCATTGTAGTTAGTGTTGACATCCGGCACGGCAAAATACACCGCGAAGAAATGCGGATTCTGAACCGGCTGAACCAGATGTTGCGGAACAATGCGAACGAACTTGTGACCGGTGGTTCCTTGATAGCCGAGGGTTGCGGTTAATTTGCCAGGCAGTTCGTATTGTCCTTCAAGTGAGTAACGATAGACA is from Acidobacteriota bacterium and encodes:
- a CDS encoding tetratricopeptide repeat protein; amino-acid sequence: MLRKKKSTVARLHFAISLMVMFGALFYGCAANLFANPLQNPAPPATVETLLQEAVTFLKAQNLSEAESRLRRALKLAPQNADAHNLLGIVLDQQGKAAESEREYRAALRLNPNSISARANLGVLLARGKRDSEAIENFEAVLKLAPDHPQATINLGLLYASRKDFQRAANLLTRANELQPNTFDILLHLGIARYHLQQLDDAAKTFIAASSLANHAAEPFYFLGLIAAARGEDETASEYLEKSLALRPQYPEANFKLGELLQKHQLYKSAKEFYERALAQDPTQPAYYARLGGTYILLANFEQALLVFQQATERFAKNADMHYFLALAARGIADYELAQTALRKSLALQPDQPDALALLGAIISDRGAAVEAEKLLRRAVRLDDKHFNAHHDLGLLLVRTQRYNEALLILQRAAALNNEDADTHYQLFITLSRLKRREEAERELAIYKQLMEKSKNK